One window from the genome of Gimesia aquarii encodes:
- a CDS encoding NUDIX hydrolase, protein MKYSYEYPRPALTVDCVVFGLDEEDLKVLLIQRDLPPFEGHWALPGGFVRLDETLDEAARRELAEETGIEKVYLEQLYTVGEIDRDPRERVVTVAYYALVKLSDHRIHAATDARNAAWFAIDDVPSLAFDHPTILKMAHERLRNKVRYQPLGFELLPTKFTLRQIQHLYEVILDRQLDKRNFRKKILSMGILIELDEVETDVAHRAARLYKFDRRKYRRQTKQGFHFEV, encoded by the coding sequence ATGAAATACAGTTATGAATACCCGAGACCTGCCTTAACGGTGGATTGTGTGGTTTTTGGATTGGATGAAGAAGATCTAAAAGTATTGTTAATCCAGCGCGATCTTCCTCCGTTTGAGGGTCATTGGGCATTACCCGGTGGTTTTGTTCGATTGGACGAGACACTGGACGAAGCCGCTCGTCGCGAGCTTGCAGAAGAAACCGGAATCGAAAAAGTATATTTAGAACAACTCTACACAGTTGGCGAAATAGATCGTGACCCGCGAGAACGTGTCGTGACGGTTGCTTATTATGCTTTGGTGAAGCTTTCCGATCATCGGATTCATGCGGCCACTGATGCGCGTAACGCGGCCTGGTTTGCCATTGATGATGTTCCATCACTTGCATTCGATCATCCGACGATTTTGAAAATGGCCCACGAGCGGTTGAGAAACAAAGTTCGATATCAACCTCTGGGATTTGAATTACTGCCGACCAAATTCACGTTGCGACAGATTCAGCATCTCTATGAAGTCATCCTGGATCGACAGCTTGATAAGAGGAACTTCCGCAAAAAGATTCTCAGTATGGGGATTCTTATCGAGTTGGATGAAGTCGAGACAGATGTTGCACATCGCGCAGCCAGGCTCTACAAATTTGATCGTCGTAAGTATCGACGCCAGACAAAACAGGGGTTTCACTTCGAGGTTTAG
- a CDS encoding ADP-ribosylglycohydrolase family protein, with protein MDRYSQILGCILGTAVADAVGLKREGLSRNRAQRIYGDPPLNPSLIFGHGMCSDDTEHTLMVGRALVISQGDVVQFEKQFARELKHWFLCMPAGVGFATLKACLKLLVGFLPQKSGVFSAGNGPAMRSALLGVCATSDEHLVELVRASTRMTHTDPKAEEGALLIARASRIGTEGKQNHPIAFLRNAGECIQNDELKASILNAVQFLSEGKSPDLFAQSEGWAKGISGYVNQTVPAALYCWAYSPENLRQSVENAVMLGGDTDSVAAITGAVCGANSGANAIPSEWIERLIEWPRTKVWMESLAMKIAKVLESTEPQKPPSMYWLATIPRNMVFASVVIALGLRRLLPPY; from the coding sequence ATGGATCGTTATTCTCAAATCCTGGGTTGTATTCTTGGTACAGCGGTTGCTGATGCTGTAGGACTGAAACGCGAAGGTCTTTCCAGGAATCGGGCTCAACGAATCTATGGTGACCCGCCGCTCAATCCGAGTCTGATTTTCGGACATGGAATGTGTAGTGACGATACGGAACACACTCTCATGGTGGGGCGTGCATTAGTGATTTCTCAAGGAGATGTCGTTCAATTTGAAAAGCAATTCGCACGTGAACTGAAGCATTGGTTCCTGTGCATGCCTGCAGGAGTAGGGTTTGCAACATTAAAAGCGTGTCTGAAACTTTTAGTCGGATTTCTTCCACAAAAAAGTGGTGTTTTTAGTGCCGGCAATGGACCAGCGATGCGATCGGCTTTGTTGGGAGTTTGTGCTACCTCAGACGAACATTTAGTAGAGCTGGTACGAGCCAGTACACGGATGACACATACCGATCCAAAGGCTGAAGAGGGGGCATTGCTGATTGCCAGGGCATCTCGGATTGGTACTGAAGGAAAACAAAATCATCCCATCGCTTTTCTAAGAAATGCTGGGGAATGTATACAAAATGATGAGTTGAAAGCTTCAATTCTTAATGCAGTTCAATTTTTATCAGAAGGAAAGTCACCTGATCTTTTTGCACAGTCAGAAGGCTGGGCAAAAGGAATTAGTGGCTATGTCAATCAAACCGTCCCAGCGGCACTGTATTGCTGGGCGTATTCACCAGAGAATCTCCGCCAATCGGTGGAAAACGCTGTGATGTTGGGAGGCGATACCGATAGTGTGGCCGCTATCACCGGTGCTGTTTGTGGAGCTAATTCAGGTGCTAACGCCATTCCTTCGGAATGGATCGAACGTCTGATCGAATGGCCTCGAACAAAAGTATGGATGGAATCTTTGGCAATGAAAATAGCAAAAGTACTGGAATCAACTGAACCACAGAAGCCGCCTTCAATGTACTGGTTGGCAACAATTCCTCGAAATATGGTATTTGCTTCCGTGGTGATTGCGCTAGGTCTCAGAAGGTTGCTTCCTCCTTATTAA
- the pncA gene encoding bifunctional nicotinamidase/pyrazinamidase — MKALILIDIQYDFMPGGALAVPEGDVIVSVANRLIPEFDLVVATQDWHPADHQSFASQHNEKQVGDLVDLEGSEQILWPDHCVQGTQGAELHAQLEVDGIHRIFYKGIDKQIDSYSGFYDNDLRQSTGLFEFLSERGISEVVIMGLATDYCVKFTALDAVKLGLKTSVIQEGCRGVDLNPGDVWRAYEEMKMAGVVLV; from the coding sequence ATGAAGGCTTTAATTTTAATTGACATTCAATACGACTTCATGCCTGGAGGAGCACTGGCGGTTCCAGAAGGAGATGTGATTGTTTCGGTTGCCAATCGCTTAATACCAGAATTCGATCTGGTTGTTGCCACGCAGGATTGGCATCCCGCCGATCATCAGAGTTTTGCCAGTCAGCATAATGAAAAGCAAGTAGGAGATCTGGTCGATTTAGAAGGATCAGAACAAATATTGTGGCCGGATCATTGTGTTCAAGGAACACAGGGAGCAGAACTACATGCTCAGCTGGAAGTCGACGGTATCCATCGTATCTTTTACAAAGGGATTGATAAGCAAATCGACAGCTATAGTGGTTTTTACGATAACGATCTTCGACAGTCCACAGGGCTTTTCGAGTTTTTAAGCGAACGTGGAATCAGCGAAGTTGTCATTATGGGACTGGCGACAGATTATTGTGTCAAATTCACGGCCCTTGATGCAGTCAAGCTTGGTCTGAAGACCAGTGTTATTCAAGAAGGGTGTCGGGGAGTAGATCTCAATCCGGGAGATGTGTGGCGGGCCTATGAAGAAATGAAAATGGCAGGTGTGGTTCTTGTCTAA
- a CDS encoding RNA 2'-phosphotransferase, translating to MNEKEIRKKSKFLSLVLRHQPETIGIELDESGWVDIETLLTSMAEHGKTMSRETLELVVNTNDKQRFSLSEDGMRIRANQGHSVKIDLGYQAAIPPEILFHGTPQQFVGAIAHGGLMKMKRHHVHLHVDEKTSLNVGSRRGNPVLLKVRALEMHQAGFEFFVTPNEVWLTDHVPVVYIEFPR from the coding sequence ATGAACGAAAAAGAAATCAGAAAGAAAAGTAAATTCCTGAGTCTTGTACTCAGACATCAGCCCGAAACAATCGGGATCGAACTCGATGAGTCAGGTTGGGTTGATATAGAAACACTTTTGACATCAATGGCAGAGCATGGCAAGACCATGTCGCGGGAAACATTGGAACTTGTCGTCAATACAAACGACAAACAGCGATTTTCATTGAGTGAAGATGGAATGCGCATCCGAGCGAATCAAGGGCATTCTGTAAAAATCGACCTGGGTTATCAGGCTGCCATTCCGCCGGAAATCCTGTTTCATGGGACACCGCAACAGTTTGTCGGTGCCATTGCGCATGGAGGGCTGATGAAAATGAAACGGCATCATGTTCATCTGCATGTTGATGAAAAGACCAGCCTCAACGTAGGAAGTCGACGTGGAAACCCAGTCTTACTCAAAGTCCGAGCACTCGAAATGCACCAGGCAGGATTCGAATTTTTTGTCACTCCTAATGAAGTATGGTTAACAGATCATGTTCCCGTGGTATACATCGAATTTCCCCGATAA
- a CDS encoding topoisomerase DNA-binding C4 zinc finger domain-containing protein has translation MKKKAACSEHADLSPTGITCPECTEGEIVPTRGRFGLMWACSARPKCKFWLKARPTGKHCKHKRNRKTCGALMMEGTKTIPERCSDKECPNHNSHKLKA, from the coding sequence GTGAAAAAGAAGGCTGCCTGTAGCGAACATGCTGACCTGTCTCCCACAGGCATTACTTGTCCTGAATGCACAGAAGGAGAAATTGTGCCGACCCGAGGGCGGTTTGGTCTGATGTGGGCCTGTTCGGCACGTCCCAAGTGCAAGTTTTGGTTGAAGGCCCGTCCTACAGGAAAACATTGCAAACATAAGCGAAATCGCAAGACTTGTGGTGCTTTGATGATGGAAGGAACAAAGACAATTCCTGAACGTTGTAGTGACAAAGAGTGCCCGAATCATAATTCTCACAAATTGAAGGCATGA